In the genome of Neofelis nebulosa isolate mNeoNeb1 chromosome 6, mNeoNeb1.pri, whole genome shotgun sequence, one region contains:
- the IRF4 gene encoding interferon regulatory factor 4 isoform X2 encodes MNLEGSGRGGEFGMSSVSCGNGKLRQWLIDQIDSGKYPGLVWENEEKSIFRIPWKHAGKQDYNREEDAALFKAWALFKGKFREGIDKPDPPTWKTRLRCALNKSNDFEELVERSQLDISDPYKVYRIVPEGAKKGAKQLTLEDPQMTVSHPYTMTAPYTSLPAQVHNYMMPPHDRSWREYVPDQPHPEIPYQCPVTFGPRSHHWQGPACENGCQVTGTFYACAPPESQAPGIPIEPSIRSAEALALSDCRLHICLYYREILVKELTTSSPEGCRISHGHTYDATNLDQVLFPYPEDNGQRKNIEKLLSHLERGVVLWMAPDGLYAKRLCQSRIYWDGPLALCSDRPNKLERDQTCKLFDTQQFLAELQAFAHHGRPLPRFQVTLCFGEEFPDPQRQRKLITAHVEPLLARQLYYFAQQNSGHFLRGYDLPEHVSSPEDYHRSIRHSSIQE; translated from the exons ATGAACCTGGAGGGCAGCGGCCGAGGCGGAGAGTTCGGCATGAGCTCGGTGAGCTGCGGTAACGGGAAACTCCGCCAGTGGCTGATTGACCAGATCGACAGCGGCAAGTACCCAGGGCTGGTGTGGGAGAACGAGGAGAAAAGCATCTTCCGCATCCCCTGGAAGCACGCGGGCAAGCAAGACTACAACCGCGAGGAGGACGCCGCCCTCTTCAAG GCTTGGGCATTATTTAAAGGAAAGTTCCGAGAAGGCATAGATAAGCCAGACCCTCCTACCTGGAAGACACGTTTACGATGTGCTTTGAACAAGAGCAATGACTTTGAGGAACTGGTTGAGAGAAGCCAGCTGGACATCTCAGACCCCTACAAAGTATACAGGATTGTTCCTGAGGGTGCAAAAAAAG GAGCAAAGCAGCTCACCCTGGAGGACCCACAGATGACCGTGAGCCACCCCTACACCATGACAGCTCCTTATACCTCACTCCCAGCTCAG GTTCATAACTACATGATGCCACCCCATGACCGAAGCTGGAGGGAGTACGTCCCTGATCAGCCTCACCCAGAAATCCCATATCAATGTCCTGTAACGTTTGGACCCCGCAGCCACCACTGGCAAGGCCCAGCTTGTGAAAATG GTTGCCAGGTGACAGGAACCTTTTATGCTTGTGCCCCGCCTGAGTCCCAGGCCCCCGGAATCCCCATAGAGCCAAGCATAAGGTCTGCTGAAGCCTTGGCGCTCTCAG ACTGTCGACTCCACATCTGTTTGTACTACCGAGAGATCCTGGTGAAAGAGCTAACCACATCTAGCCCTGAAGGGTGTCGGATCTCCCATGGGCATACCTATGACGCCACTAACCTGGACCAGGTCCTTTTCCCCTACCCAGAGGACAATGGCCAGAGGAAAAACATTGAGAAACTTCTGAGTCACCTGGAAAGAGGTGTGGTCCTGTGGATGGCCCCTGATGGGCTTTATGCCAAAAGACTATGCCAGAGCAGAATCTACTGGGATGGGCCCCTGGCACTGTGCAGTGACCGGCCCAACAAGTTGGAGAGGGACCAGACCTGCAAGCTCTTTGACACACAGCAATTTTTAGCAG AGCTACAAGCATTTGCTCACCATGGCCGTCCCCTGCCAAGATTCCAGGTAACTCTGTGCTTTGGGGAAGAGTTTCCAGATCCTCAGAGGCAAAGGAAGCTCATCACTGCTCAC gtCGAACCTCTACTAGCCAGACAACTATATTATTTTGCTCAGCAGAACAGTGGACATTTCCTGAGGGGCTATGATTTACCTGAACATGTTAGCAGTCCAGAGGATTATCATCGATCTATTCGCCACTCCTCCATTCAAGAATGA
- the IRF4 gene encoding interferon regulatory factor 4 isoform X3, whose amino-acid sequence MNLEGSGRGGEFGMSSVSCGNGKLRQWLIDQIDSGKYPGLVWENEEKSIFRIPWKHAGKQDYNREEDAALFKAWALFKGKFREGIDKPDPPTWKTRLRCALNKSNDFEELVERSQLDISDPYKVYRIVPEGAKKGAKQLTLEDPQMTVSHPYTMTAPYTSLPAQQVHNYMMPPHDRSWREYVPDQPHPEIPYQCPVTFGPRSHHWQGPACENDCRLHICLYYREILVKELTTSSPEGCRISHGHTYDATNLDQVLFPYPEDNGQRKNIEKLLSHLERGVVLWMAPDGLYAKRLCQSRIYWDGPLALCSDRPNKLERDQTCKLFDTQQFLAELQAFAHHGRPLPRFQVTLCFGEEFPDPQRQRKLITAHVEPLLARQLYYFAQQNSGHFLRGYDLPEHVSSPEDYHRSIRHSSIQE is encoded by the exons ATGAACCTGGAGGGCAGCGGCCGAGGCGGAGAGTTCGGCATGAGCTCGGTGAGCTGCGGTAACGGGAAACTCCGCCAGTGGCTGATTGACCAGATCGACAGCGGCAAGTACCCAGGGCTGGTGTGGGAGAACGAGGAGAAAAGCATCTTCCGCATCCCCTGGAAGCACGCGGGCAAGCAAGACTACAACCGCGAGGAGGACGCCGCCCTCTTCAAG GCTTGGGCATTATTTAAAGGAAAGTTCCGAGAAGGCATAGATAAGCCAGACCCTCCTACCTGGAAGACACGTTTACGATGTGCTTTGAACAAGAGCAATGACTTTGAGGAACTGGTTGAGAGAAGCCAGCTGGACATCTCAGACCCCTACAAAGTATACAGGATTGTTCCTGAGGGTGCAAAAAAAG GAGCAAAGCAGCTCACCCTGGAGGACCCACAGATGACCGTGAGCCACCCCTACACCATGACAGCTCCTTATACCTCACTCCCAGCTCAG CAGGTTCATAACTACATGATGCCACCCCATGACCGAAGCTGGAGGGAGTACGTCCCTGATCAGCCTCACCCAGAAATCCCATATCAATGTCCTGTAACGTTTGGACCCCGCAGCCACCACTGGCAAGGCCCAGCTTGTGAAAATG ACTGTCGACTCCACATCTGTTTGTACTACCGAGAGATCCTGGTGAAAGAGCTAACCACATCTAGCCCTGAAGGGTGTCGGATCTCCCATGGGCATACCTATGACGCCACTAACCTGGACCAGGTCCTTTTCCCCTACCCAGAGGACAATGGCCAGAGGAAAAACATTGAGAAACTTCTGAGTCACCTGGAAAGAGGTGTGGTCCTGTGGATGGCCCCTGATGGGCTTTATGCCAAAAGACTATGCCAGAGCAGAATCTACTGGGATGGGCCCCTGGCACTGTGCAGTGACCGGCCCAACAAGTTGGAGAGGGACCAGACCTGCAAGCTCTTTGACACACAGCAATTTTTAGCAG AGCTACAAGCATTTGCTCACCATGGCCGTCCCCTGCCAAGATTCCAGGTAACTCTGTGCTTTGGGGAAGAGTTTCCAGATCCTCAGAGGCAAAGGAAGCTCATCACTGCTCAC gtCGAACCTCTACTAGCCAGACAACTATATTATTTTGCTCAGCAGAACAGTGGACATTTCCTGAGGGGCTATGATTTACCTGAACATGTTAGCAGTCCAGAGGATTATCATCGATCTATTCGCCACTCCTCCATTCAAGAATGA
- the IRF4 gene encoding interferon regulatory factor 4 isoform X1 — protein sequence MNLEGSGRGGEFGMSSVSCGNGKLRQWLIDQIDSGKYPGLVWENEEKSIFRIPWKHAGKQDYNREEDAALFKAWALFKGKFREGIDKPDPPTWKTRLRCALNKSNDFEELVERSQLDISDPYKVYRIVPEGAKKGAKQLTLEDPQMTVSHPYTMTAPYTSLPAQQVHNYMMPPHDRSWREYVPDQPHPEIPYQCPVTFGPRSHHWQGPACENGCQVTGTFYACAPPESQAPGIPIEPSIRSAEALALSDCRLHICLYYREILVKELTTSSPEGCRISHGHTYDATNLDQVLFPYPEDNGQRKNIEKLLSHLERGVVLWMAPDGLYAKRLCQSRIYWDGPLALCSDRPNKLERDQTCKLFDTQQFLAELQAFAHHGRPLPRFQVTLCFGEEFPDPQRQRKLITAHVEPLLARQLYYFAQQNSGHFLRGYDLPEHVSSPEDYHRSIRHSSIQE from the exons ATGAACCTGGAGGGCAGCGGCCGAGGCGGAGAGTTCGGCATGAGCTCGGTGAGCTGCGGTAACGGGAAACTCCGCCAGTGGCTGATTGACCAGATCGACAGCGGCAAGTACCCAGGGCTGGTGTGGGAGAACGAGGAGAAAAGCATCTTCCGCATCCCCTGGAAGCACGCGGGCAAGCAAGACTACAACCGCGAGGAGGACGCCGCCCTCTTCAAG GCTTGGGCATTATTTAAAGGAAAGTTCCGAGAAGGCATAGATAAGCCAGACCCTCCTACCTGGAAGACACGTTTACGATGTGCTTTGAACAAGAGCAATGACTTTGAGGAACTGGTTGAGAGAAGCCAGCTGGACATCTCAGACCCCTACAAAGTATACAGGATTGTTCCTGAGGGTGCAAAAAAAG GAGCAAAGCAGCTCACCCTGGAGGACCCACAGATGACCGTGAGCCACCCCTACACCATGACAGCTCCTTATACCTCACTCCCAGCTCAG CAGGTTCATAACTACATGATGCCACCCCATGACCGAAGCTGGAGGGAGTACGTCCCTGATCAGCCTCACCCAGAAATCCCATATCAATGTCCTGTAACGTTTGGACCCCGCAGCCACCACTGGCAAGGCCCAGCTTGTGAAAATG GTTGCCAGGTGACAGGAACCTTTTATGCTTGTGCCCCGCCTGAGTCCCAGGCCCCCGGAATCCCCATAGAGCCAAGCATAAGGTCTGCTGAAGCCTTGGCGCTCTCAG ACTGTCGACTCCACATCTGTTTGTACTACCGAGAGATCCTGGTGAAAGAGCTAACCACATCTAGCCCTGAAGGGTGTCGGATCTCCCATGGGCATACCTATGACGCCACTAACCTGGACCAGGTCCTTTTCCCCTACCCAGAGGACAATGGCCAGAGGAAAAACATTGAGAAACTTCTGAGTCACCTGGAAAGAGGTGTGGTCCTGTGGATGGCCCCTGATGGGCTTTATGCCAAAAGACTATGCCAGAGCAGAATCTACTGGGATGGGCCCCTGGCACTGTGCAGTGACCGGCCCAACAAGTTGGAGAGGGACCAGACCTGCAAGCTCTTTGACACACAGCAATTTTTAGCAG AGCTACAAGCATTTGCTCACCATGGCCGTCCCCTGCCAAGATTCCAGGTAACTCTGTGCTTTGGGGAAGAGTTTCCAGATCCTCAGAGGCAAAGGAAGCTCATCACTGCTCAC gtCGAACCTCTACTAGCCAGACAACTATATTATTTTGCTCAGCAGAACAGTGGACATTTCCTGAGGGGCTATGATTTACCTGAACATGTTAGCAGTCCAGAGGATTATCATCGATCTATTCGCCACTCCTCCATTCAAGAATGA